GAACAATGTCGCGGTCGCGAGCACGATCGTCACGGCCGTGCCGGCGAAGGCCAGCCCTTCATGCTTGAGCCGGTTGGCGATCAGACCGCCGACCAGCGCCAACGCAGCGGCCAACGCCAACACGCCGGTCACCACCGTCCCGTGCGCCAACTGTGTCCAAGCCAAAAACGCCGCCGCGACGACCACCGTCACCATCCCGACCTGCCACGCCAGCCTGTTCGCTCGCGTCCGGATCCCGCCGGTCGTCCGCAACGCCAGGAAAACCGCGCCATGTAAGACAAACAGGCTCAGGGTGGTCAGGCCGGCGAGCAGTGCGTACGGATTCAACAAGGTGAAGAACGTGCCGGTGTAGTGGCCGGCCCGGTCGAGCGGCACGCCCTGCACGATGTTCCCGAAGGCCACACCCCACAGCAGCGCCGGGACCAGTGAGCCGACGCAGATCGCCGTGTCCCAGGCCGTACGCCATCGCGCGCCGGCCATTTTGCCGCGAAACTCGAAAGCCACCCCGCGCGCGATCAGCGCCACCAGGATCACCAGCAACGCCAGGTAGAACCCGGAAAACAGGCTCGCATACCACAACGGAAACGCGGCGAAGGTCGCACCGCCGGCGACCAGCAGCCACACCTCGTTGCCGTCCCACACAGGTCCGATGGTGTTGATCATGACGCGCCGGTCGGTCTCGTCCCGACCGAGCACCGGCAGCAATACGCCGACACCGAAGTCGAAGCCTTCCAGGACGAAGTATCCCGTCCACAGCACCGCGATCAGGACGAACCAGATATCAG
The nucleotide sequence above comes from Fodinicola acaciae. Encoded proteins:
- the cydB gene encoding cytochrome d ubiquinol oxidase subunit II — encoded protein: MQLTDIWFVLIAVLWTGYFVLEGFDFGVGVLLPVLGRDETDRRVMINTIGPVWDGNEVWLLVAGGATFAAFPLWYASLFSGFYLALLVILVALIARGVAFEFRGKMAGARWRTAWDTAICVGSLVPALLWGVAFGNIVQGVPLDRAGHYTGTFFTLLNPYALLAGLTTLSLFVLHGAVFLALRTTGGIRTRANRLAWQVGMVTVVVAAAFLAWTQLAHGTVVTGVLALAAALALVGGLIANRLKHEGLAFAGTAVTIVLATATLFAALYPDVLPSTTNPAFSLTTTNAASTPYTLTIMTWVAVVFTPIVLAYQAWTYWVFRRRLGRGSIPTGVAH